In Candidatus Promineifilum breve, one genomic interval encodes:
- a CDS encoding InlB B-repeat-containing protein: MREKSQLRSVLILCLALIATLLPAATRPTAADTNAFSLTTQVSPPGSGTVNVNPGPPYTQNQVVTLSATANAGFVFDKWILDDGGKWWNGGWDYRVEVTAGAAGTARKNKPAEFPLNFTTLWSSLSTTGTLDPNSIRVVEVDGSDNVIDADVPFQFDKATDFNPANKAAGTLVLIMEGNTAAGATRRYHVYFDVTGKGFTPPVVPAQVTLTETPDEGIASYKVQNATGTIFVHKVSGGVSSYNDVDGDDWVTWSTAAGAAGAFRGIPNATGGNNDGVFHPGPGQMTNPTLSTGPIKATLHFLGKNVQGDTSRWEGTFEIYPDYVIFTMLATKISPAKAYPFWFLYEGTPGGHLDPNVDFVMRSNGIQTLAGQTWDGDLPDEEWVYVADPTSGADGRAIYLINHTDDTKHDTYFTDTGKVMTILGFGRQGSSILLESATVPRELIFGLMDETLIDDAKPIIYNADRALNVNVGAAKSRAGASLGTNPTVQFTITGEHTIIAQFKPTTYTVNVTISPANTGTVTKTPNKASYNHGELVTLAAAPTAAGYSFAGWDGDVTGTTNPVTVPVTKNMEVTALFAQSFTVTASANPGAGGVVTLSPPGPTYAPGAQVTATATANSGYTFTNWSGGLSGNEPVKTFTVSGNMNIVAHFDQAQFTFNATAGAGGSVTWSPLKDLYAAGEIVTVTAAPDDGYAFQGWTGDITSNVNPLEWTITGNTTVQANFVATQTYALNVTIPSGGGTVTADPPNVGEYPAGTVVTLTAVPDTDKVFLGWSGDASGSNLTAQVTMSADRNVTATFGEDAYPLNVTVNPPAGGTVSKQPNQALYAPGTVVTLTASANQGWTFTGWSGDASGTNPTTTVTVPVGGADVTASFTAPGPFTLNIAANLGNGDGTVTVEPEKDEYAFGEVVTLTATPDEGSVFTGWAGDLSGATNPVNVTMDDDKTIAATFIVPAGPFSDNFNTCQLAPHWSEIDPLGDGTFALNGRQLLITAPEGDNHNVWSDGINAPRVMQDADNVNFEYVVKFDSLVTANAQMQGIIIEQDAQNFARFDFEYNYTGSSTDLVKAYAATITAGAAKKRISVDIPVASAVYLRVARAGTTWRMSYSANGIDWIDADPPIKNYTLNVTSVGPFAGNVGIQNNPAPAHTAIVDFFHNTADGPLPADAPLLNITTIGGGAVTTNPPVAQVACGQTVTLTATPGVGFTFGGWSGGLTGTQTTASLLVNGPTDVTATFVALDKQFVMLPMIVNQP; this comes from the coding sequence ATGCGCGAGAAGTCACAATTGCGGTCAGTTTTGATCCTCTGTCTGGCGCTGATCGCCACACTGTTGCCGGCGGCCACGCGGCCGACGGCGGCCGATACCAACGCCTTTAGCCTGACCACCCAGGTCAGCCCGCCCGGCAGCGGCACGGTCAATGTAAACCCCGGGCCGCCCTATACCCAGAACCAGGTCGTCACCCTGTCGGCCACGGCCAACGCCGGTTTCGTGTTCGATAAGTGGATCCTGGATGACGGCGGCAAATGGTGGAATGGCGGCTGGGATTACCGTGTCGAGGTGACCGCCGGGGCCGCGGGCACGGCCCGCAAGAACAAGCCGGCCGAATTTCCCCTCAATTTCACCACGCTATGGAGTTCGCTGAGCACCACCGGCACGCTCGACCCCAACTCGATTCGTGTCGTCGAAGTGGACGGCAGCGATAACGTCATCGACGCCGACGTGCCCTTCCAGTTCGACAAAGCGACCGACTTCAACCCGGCCAACAAAGCCGCCGGCACCCTGGTGCTGATCATGGAAGGCAACACCGCCGCCGGGGCCACGCGCCGCTACCACGTCTATTTCGACGTGACCGGCAAGGGCTTTACCCCGCCCGTCGTCCCGGCCCAGGTGACGCTGACGGAAACCCCGGATGAGGGCATTGCCTCCTACAAGGTGCAGAACGCCACCGGCACCATCTTCGTCCACAAGGTGAGCGGCGGCGTCTCCAGCTATAACGACGTCGACGGCGACGACTGGGTGACCTGGAGCACCGCGGCGGGCGCGGCCGGCGCGTTTCGCGGCATCCCCAACGCCACCGGCGGCAACAACGACGGCGTCTTTCATCCCGGCCCCGGCCAGATGACCAATCCGACGCTCAGCACCGGGCCGATCAAGGCCACGCTCCACTTCCTGGGCAAGAATGTTCAGGGCGATACGTCGCGCTGGGAAGGCACGTTCGAGATCTATCCGGACTACGTCATCTTCACCATGCTCGCCACCAAAATATCGCCGGCCAAGGCTTACCCCTTCTGGTTCCTCTATGAGGGCACGCCGGGCGGCCACCTGGACCCGAACGTCGATTTCGTCATGCGTAGCAACGGCATTCAGACCCTGGCCGGCCAGACGTGGGACGGCGACCTGCCTGACGAAGAGTGGGTCTACGTGGCTGACCCCACCTCCGGGGCCGATGGCCGGGCCATCTATCTGATCAACCACACCGACGACACCAAGCACGACACCTACTTCACCGACACCGGCAAGGTGATGACCATCCTGGGCTTCGGCCGCCAGGGATCGAGCATCCTGCTGGAAAGCGCCACGGTGCCGCGAGAGTTGATCTTCGGTTTGATGGATGAGACGCTCATCGACGACGCCAAGCCGATCATCTACAACGCCGATCGCGCGCTCAACGTCAATGTCGGCGCGGCCAAGTCGCGGGCCGGCGCGTCGCTGGGCACGAATCCCACAGTGCAGTTCACCATCACCGGCGAGCACACCATCATCGCCCAGTTCAAGCCGACGACCTACACCGTTAACGTTACCATCAGCCCGGCCAATACCGGCACCGTAACCAAGACGCCCAACAAGGCCAGCTACAATCATGGCGAGCTGGTGACGCTGGCCGCCGCGCCCACCGCCGCCGGCTACAGCTTCGCCGGCTGGGACGGAGACGTGACCGGCACGACCAATCCGGTCACGGTCCCGGTGACTAAGAACATGGAGGTGACGGCCCTCTTTGCCCAATCGTTCACCGTGACCGCCTCGGCCAATCCCGGCGCGGGCGGCGTGGTCACCCTCAGCCCGCCGGGACCGACCTATGCCCCGGGCGCCCAGGTCACGGCCACGGCCACGGCCAACAGCGGCTACACCTTCACCAACTGGAGCGGCGGCCTGTCGGGCAACGAACCGGTCAAAACCTTCACCGTCAGCGGCAACATGAACATCGTTGCCCACTTCGACCAGGCCCAATTCACATTCAATGCCACGGCCGGCGCGGGCGGCTCGGTCACCTGGTCGCCCTTGAAAGATCTCTACGCCGCGGGCGAGATCGTCACCGTGACGGCCGCCCCCGACGATGGCTATGCTTTCCAGGGCTGGACGGGTGATATTACCTCCAACGTCAATCCGCTGGAATGGACAATCACCGGCAACACCACGGTTCAGGCCAACTTCGTCGCCACCCAGACCTATGCCCTGAACGTCACCATTCCCAGCGGCGGCGGCACAGTGACGGCCGACCCGCCCAATGTCGGCGAATACCCGGCCGGCACGGTCGTCACCCTGACCGCTGTGCCCGACACGGACAAGGTGTTCCTCGGCTGGAGCGGCGACGCCAGCGGCAGCAACCTGACGGCGCAAGTGACCATGAGCGCCGACCGCAACGTCACCGCGACGTTCGGCGAAGATGCCTACCCGCTCAACGTGACCGTCAACCCGCCCGCCGGCGGCACGGTCAGCAAGCAGCCGAATCAGGCGCTCTACGCGCCCGGCACGGTCGTCACCCTGACGGCCTCGGCCAACCAGGGCTGGACGTTCACCGGCTGGAGCGGCGACGCGAGCGGCACCAACCCGACGACGACCGTCACCGTGCCGGTTGGCGGCGCCGACGTGACCGCCTCGTTCACCGCGCCCGGCCCCTTCACGCTCAACATCGCCGCCAACCTGGGCAACGGCGACGGCACGGTCACCGTGGAGCCGGAGAAAGATGAGTATGCCTTTGGCGAAGTCGTCACCCTGACGGCCACGCCGGATGAAGGCTCGGTCTTCACCGGCTGGGCGGGCGATCTGAGCGGCGCGACCAACCCGGTCAACGTGACGATGGACGACGACAAGACCATCGCCGCCACCTTCATCGTGCCCGCCGGGCCGTTCAGTGACAACTTCAATACCTGCCAGTTGGCGCCGCATTGGAGCGAGATCGATCCGCTGGGCGATGGCACGTTCGCGCTGAATGGCCGCCAACTGCTGATCACCGCGCCCGAAGGCGACAACCACAACGTCTGGAGCGACGGCATCAACGCGCCGCGGGTGATGCAGGACGCCGACAACGTCAATTTCGAGTACGTGGTCAAGTTCGATTCGCTCGTGACCGCCAACGCCCAGATGCAGGGCATCATCATCGAGCAGGACGCGCAGAACTTCGCCCGGTTCGACTTTGAGTACAACTACACCGGCAGCTCAACCGATCTGGTGAAGGCCTACGCGGCGACGATCACCGCCGGCGCAGCCAAGAAGCGTATCTCGGTCGATATACCCGTGGCCAGCGCCGTCTATCTGCGCGTGGCCCGCGCCGGAACCACCTGGCGCATGTCCTATAGCGCCAACGGCATCGACTGGATCGACGCCGATCCGCCCATCAAGAACTACACGCTGAATGTCACGTCGGTTGGCCCCTTCGCCGGCAACGTGGGGATACAGAACAACCCGGCCCCGGCCCACACGGCCATCGTGGACTTTTTCCACAACACGGCCGACGGCCCGCTGCCGGCCGACGCGCCGCTGCTCAACATCACCACCATCGGCGGCGGCGCGGTAACGACCAACCCGCCGGTCGCGCAGGTCGCCTGCGGCCAGACGGTGACGTTGACCGCCACACCCGGCGTGGGCTTCACGTTTGGCGGCTGGAGCGGCGGCCTGACGGGCACGCAGACCACGGCCTCGCTGCTGGTCAACGGCCCAACCGACGTGACGGCCACCTTCGTCGCCCTGGATAAGCAGTTCGTGATGTTGCCGATGATCGTCAATCAGCCGTAG